Proteins encoded by one window of Pseudomonas sp. PSKL.D1:
- the rhtA gene encoding threonine/homoserine exporter RhtA, translated as MNNQPRSLASTLFPIGLLVIAMASIQSGASLAKSMFPLIGAQGTTALRLIFASIIMLLILRPWRARLTARTLRNVVIYGMALGGMNFLFYMALQTTPLGIAVALEFTGPLAVALFASRRAIDFLWIALAVAGLLLLLPVGHGSQPLDPQGVAYALGAGVCWALYILFGQRAGADHGIQGAALGVVVAALFVAPIGIAHAGSALLTPAVIPLALGVAILSTALPYSLEMVALTRMPARTFGTLMSIEPAIGALSGLLFLGEVLSLTQWLAILAIIAASIGATLSMRREVNPPVAAD; from the coding sequence ATGAACAACCAGCCACGCAGCCTGGCCTCCACGCTTTTCCCGATAGGCCTGCTAGTGATTGCCATGGCCTCGATTCAATCCGGTGCCTCACTGGCCAAAAGCATGTTTCCGCTGATCGGCGCGCAAGGCACCACTGCGCTGCGCCTTATTTTCGCCAGTATCATCATGTTGCTGATTCTTCGCCCCTGGCGCGCTCGCCTCACAGCCCGAACGCTGCGAAATGTGGTCATTTACGGGATGGCCCTGGGCGGCATGAACTTCCTCTTTTATATGGCACTGCAAACGACGCCACTGGGGATTGCCGTAGCCCTTGAGTTCACAGGGCCCCTGGCGGTCGCACTGTTTGCCTCCCGTCGAGCGATCGACTTCCTGTGGATCGCGCTGGCAGTTGCAGGGCTCCTGCTACTGCTCCCTGTCGGGCACGGCAGCCAGCCGCTGGACCCGCAGGGCGTAGCCTACGCACTGGGTGCCGGCGTGTGTTGGGCGCTCTATATTCTATTCGGCCAGCGCGCAGGCGCGGACCATGGCATCCAGGGCGCGGCGCTGGGCGTGGTGGTGGCAGCGCTCTTCGTGGCCCCCATCGGCATTGCACACGCGGGCAGCGCATTGCTTACACCCGCGGTGATCCCACTGGCATTGGGCGTCGCCATTCTCTCAACCGCCCTGCCCTACAGCCTGGAAATGGTCGCCCTCACCCGCATGCCTGCCCGCACTTTCGGTACGCTTATGAGCATTGAGCCTGCCATCGGCGCCTTGTCGGGCCTGCTGTTCCTCGGCGAGGTACTGAGCCTCACCCAATGGCTGGCCATCCTTGCCATCATCGCTGCCTCCATAGGCGCAACGTTGTCCATGCGCAGAGAGGTGAATCCCCCCGTCGCGGCCGACTGA
- a CDS encoding aminopeptidase P family protein: protein MNVQTTMGQSVPERLARMREVMASQGIDALLVPSADPHLSEYLPGHWQGRQWLSGFHGSVGTLVVTADFAGLWADSRYWEQADQELAGSGIALMKLQPGKPGALEWLGEQVASNGVVAVDGAVMALASARQLEERLSTRGIRLDTSKDLLDEVWQERPVLPVNPVYQHLPPHATVSRAAKLAQLRETLAEKNAQWHFIATLDDIAWLFNLRGSDVSYNPVFVSFALISQQQAILFVQDGKVDEHLRQVLAVDGIEVRDYAAVRQALSQVAAGERVMIDPARVTRGLLGNLDGGVQLVEGVNPTTLSKSRKGEGDLQHIRRAMEQDGAALCEFFAWFEAHQGHEVITELTVDERLSAARARRPDFVSLSFSTIAAFNANGAMPHYRATEHSHAVIEGDGLLLIDSGGQYLGGTTDITRMVPVGMPSLEQKQDCTRVLKGMIALSRTRFPRGILSPLLDAIARAPIWADQVDYGHGTGHGVGYFMNVHEGPQVIAYQAATAPQTAMQEGMISSIEPGTYRPGAWGVRIENLVVNRDAGKSAFGDFLDFETLTLCPIDTRCLLPELLTEQERGWLNAYHETVRERLTPLLKGDALAWLEARTQPLT, encoded by the coding sequence ATGAACGTTCAGACCACGATGGGGCAAAGTGTGCCGGAGCGCCTGGCGCGCATGCGTGAGGTAATGGCCAGTCAAGGCATCGATGCCCTTCTGGTGCCGTCGGCCGACCCACATCTGTCCGAATACCTGCCGGGGCACTGGCAGGGGCGGCAATGGTTGTCAGGTTTTCACGGTTCCGTTGGCACCTTGGTGGTGACAGCCGACTTTGCAGGCCTGTGGGCAGACAGCCGGTACTGGGAGCAGGCCGATCAAGAGTTGGCCGGCAGCGGTATCGCGTTGATGAAGTTGCAGCCGGGCAAGCCGGGGGCGTTGGAGTGGTTGGGTGAGCAAGTTGCCTCGAACGGTGTGGTGGCTGTCGATGGTGCGGTCATGGCATTGGCTTCGGCGCGACAGCTGGAAGAGCGCTTGAGCACGCGAGGCATCCGCCTGGACACGAGTAAAGACTTGCTCGACGAGGTATGGCAGGAGCGCCCGGTACTGCCCGTCAACCCCGTGTACCAGCATCTGCCGCCACATGCCACGGTCAGTCGGGCGGCGAAGCTCGCGCAGTTGCGCGAAACGTTGGCTGAAAAGAATGCACAGTGGCACTTCATTGCCACGCTCGATGATATCGCGTGGTTGTTCAACCTGCGCGGCAGCGATGTGTCCTACAACCCGGTGTTCGTCTCCTTTGCGCTGATCAGCCAGCAACAGGCGATCTTGTTTGTGCAGGACGGGAAAGTGGACGAGCACCTGCGTCAGGTGCTGGCAGTCGACGGCATCGAGGTGCGTGACTACGCGGCGGTCAGGCAGGCGTTGTCGCAGGTGGCGGCCGGTGAACGCGTGATGATTGACCCTGCGCGTGTAACCCGTGGCCTGCTTGGCAATCTTGATGGCGGCGTTCAGTTGGTAGAAGGGGTGAACCCGACCACATTGAGCAAGTCGCGCAAAGGGGAAGGCGATCTTCAGCATATCCGCCGTGCGATGGAGCAGGATGGCGCCGCCCTGTGTGAGTTTTTTGCCTGGTTCGAAGCACATCAGGGGCACGAGGTCATCACTGAACTCACGGTTGATGAGCGTTTGAGCGCCGCGCGCGCCCGCCGGCCCGATTTTGTCTCATTGAGTTTTTCTACCATTGCTGCCTTCAATGCCAATGGTGCAATGCCACATTACCGGGCAACCGAGCATTCGCATGCTGTTATTGAGGGTGATGGCCTGCTGCTGATTGACTCGGGGGGGCAGTACCTGGGTGGCACTACCGACATTACCCGGATGGTACCGGTGGGTATGCCAAGCCTTGAGCAGAAACAGGATTGCACGCGGGTGCTAAAAGGCATGATTGCCTTGTCCCGCACCCGGTTCCCCCGCGGCATACTTTCGCCGTTGCTCGATGCGATAGCGCGGGCGCCGATTTGGGCGGATCAGGTCGATTACGGCCATGGGACCGGGCATGGCGTGGGTTATTTCATGAATGTGCATGAGGGGCCGCAGGTCATTGCCTACCAGGCAGCGACTGCGCCTCAAACCGCGATGCAGGAAGGCATGATCAGCTCCATTGAACCAGGCACCTACCGCCCCGGCGCCTGGGGGGTGCGAATTGAAAACCTGGTGGTCAATCGCGATGCTGGCAAGAGTGCCTTTGGTGACTTCCTGGATTTCGAAACCCTGACGCTTTGCCCGATTGATACCCGTTGCCTGCTGCCTGAGTTACTGACCGAGCAAGAGCGGGGCTGGCTGAACGCGTATCACGAGACGGTGCGCGAGCGACTGACGCCCCTGCTGAAAGGCGATGCGCTGGCGTGGCTCGAGGCGCGCACCCAGCCGCTGACGTGA